The genome window TTTTTTGCGACAGAGAAGTCTGATACTCTAACAAGAAGTTATCTATCCGCTCAGAAAAAACATTTTCGATATCTTTTTCGTCAGATTATCGGTCTTCTTGGACTTCAAGCGATAGCAAGTGCATTCGTTCTTGGATTGGGCGGATATCTTGTAATCAATCGTCAACTTACTATAGGACAACTTGTTGCGGCTGAACTAATCGTTGCAAAAGTATTAGATGGATTGGGAAAATTTGGCAAACATCTTGAAACATTTTATAATTTCGTTGCAGCTCTCGATAAGATAGGCTTCGTTACTGATCTTCCATTGGAAGAGACTAAATTAGGAGTCTTGGAAAAGCAAACTGATCCAATCGATGTTACTTTAACGGATGTTCATTACGAGTCTTTGATTGAGGGAGATCTTTTTGAGAAGCTAGATTTCCACATTCCCGCCGGTAAAAAAGTTGTTATCACAGGTGGATCTGCCACCGAATCTAGTATTCTTCTTGATCTCATTGGTGGGTATCGAGCTCCCAAGTATGGAATAGTCGAAATGTCTGGAGAAGATATTCGGGAAATTTGTAAACCAGAACTCCGTTCTCATATTTGTTTGATTCGAGAATTGGAAATTTTTGAAGGAACGATATTAGAAAATCTACGTGTTGGACGTGCGGAAATTTCTACTACAAGGATCTTGGAAATTCTAGAAATTGTCGGACTTTCCAAAGTGGTCAATGGTTTGCCAAATGGGATTCACACCAACTTATCAACCTACGGATCTCCATTAGATAGCATACAAGCTAGACAATTGCTAATTGCAAGGGCACTATTGGGTTCTCCATCTTTAATTCTTATAGATGAAACTTTGGATGGACTTGATCCTTTTAGTTTGAAAAAAAATCTAGATGCGCTGTTTGATTCCAATGCACAATGGACAATGGTTGTGGTTTCTTATTCTCCACATATTATTGAAAGAGCGGAAGAATTTTATGTTATAGAAGAAGGTAAAATTATTCGAACCGCCACCACTAAGTATTTGAATGATATTAGAAATAAGAATTCTGGAAGAACTAAATCCAAGGTGAAAAAATGATAGCTTCCAACAATAAATCAAAGTCTAACAAAGCTTCGGTTAACTCAAAAAAAGAAAAGTCACGCAACTCATTACATATCTATCAGAATGAGTTGCCATCATTTAGAATGGTTCAATCTTCTAGACCTGCTGCATCCTTAGCTTATATCCTTGTGATACTTTTTTTTGCTACAATCTTTGTTTTGATTTTTGTTCCTTGGCAACAAACGACGGAAGGTATGGGAAGAATTGTTGCTTATGCACCGTTGGATCGACAACAAGCAATTGAGGCACCGATCAATGGTAGGGTAGTAAAATGGCATACGATGGAAGGTTCCAAAGTTAGAAAAGGAGATCCGATTCTTGATATATCAGATAATGATCCGGATTTTCTAGATCGAATCCGTCAAGAAAGAAGAGCTTTAGAATCTCGTTTGGAAGCAACGAAAGAGAGAGAGAGGAATCCCTTAAATCTCGTATTGTTGCTTTACGTTCATCACAATCCAATGCGGTTACTGCCGCAGGAAGTCGAGTGATGATGGCATCGGATAGAGTTCGAGGTGCACAGCAAGCTGTTGATGCAGCTATTGCGCAAGAAAAGACTGCAACTCTCAATTTATCCAGACAAAAGCAATTATTGGAGAAAGGATTGACATCCACAAGAAATATGGAGTTAGCAGAATTAGATTATGCTAATGCTATAACGGGATTGGATCGATCTAAGGCTGCTCTCGCTGCTGCAATTAATGAGCAAAGAGCGTTAAATGCAGATCAGTCAAAAGCGGATATGGATGGATCCGCGGCCATTCAAGATGCTAAAGCTTCCCTTGCTTCCACACAATCTGAAATAGCAAAAATTCTAGAAGAGATTCCGAAAGTAGAAGCTCGACTCTCTAGACAACAAAACCAAGAAGTATTTGCTCCGAGAGATGGAACGATAATGAGGATACTTGTAAATCCAGATGGACAACAAGTAAAAGAAGGAACAGTTCTCTGTATTATGATACCTGAAACAACGGATCGAGCTGTCGAGCTTTATGTTAATGGAAATGATATTCCATTGATTGTCGAAGGTCGGGATGTTAGATTGCAGTTTCAAGGTTGGCCAGTTCTACAAATCACAGGATGGCCTGAATACGCCGTTGGTACATTTGGAGGAACAGTTTCTCTTGTTGATGTTACTGACAATGGATCAGGTTACTTTAGAATATTAGTAGTTCCTGATAGAACTGATGAGGTTTGGCCTTCCTCTCGCTATTTACGTCAGGGTGTCAGAGCTAAAGGCTGGATATTTCTGAATCGTGTAAGTCTTGGTTATGAGCTCTGGAGAAGATTTAATGATTTCCCTCCTATGATTCCGATGGACGAACCAGCTCTAAAAAGCAGATTGGAATTGCCAGGCAGTCCAAGTACTGATAAATCTGGAAAATAGTTATTGAAAATGAAAAAGGTTTATCTTGGAGTAATAACTCTATTTGCTTTCTGGGATCTGTATCCGGAGACCAAGAGTCTCAAAGTCGATCCAATGCTTTTCCAAAAAGAAAGTGCCAACGTCCTGTCTTTAGAAAAGATTTTACAAGGAGTTGAGCGATCTTATCCCTTGATCCTTGCCGCAGAACGATTGTTAACTGTTG of Leptospira sp. GIMC2001 contains these proteins:
- a CDS encoding HlyD family secretion protein; protein product: MMASDRVRGAQQAVDAAIAQEKTATLNLSRQKQLLEKGLTSTRNMELAELDYANAITGLDRSKAALAAAINEQRALNADQSKADMDGSAAIQDAKASLASTQSEIAKILEEIPKVEARLSRQQNQEVFAPRDGTIMRILVNPDGQQVKEGTVLCIMIPETTDRAVELYVNGNDIPLIVEGRDVRLQFQGWPVLQITGWPEYAVGTFGGTVSLVDVTDNGSGYFRILVVPDRTDEVWPSSRYLRQGVRAKGWIFLNRVSLGYELWRRFNDFPPMIPMDEPALKSRLELPGSPSTDKSGK
- a CDS encoding biotin/lipoyl-binding protein; translation: MIASNNKSKSNKASVNSKKEKSRNSLHIYQNELPSFRMVQSSRPAASLAYILVILFFATIFVLIFVPWQQTTEGMGRIVAYAPLDRQQAIEAPINGRVVKWHTMEGSKVRKGDPILDISDNDPDFLDRIRQERRALESRLEATKERERNPLNLVLLLYVHHNPMRLLPQEVE